In Arenicella xantha, the genomic window GTAGATGGCAGTAGTTCGAAAGTTGTCTGGGACCCACTTTCTCCGACAAGTGATAGCAAAACAATTAGTGGCTGGTCAAATAAAAATTACACACTACTTTATACGCGCGGCAGGCATGCCACCGTGCCAGGATCAAGAAGCAGTTACGGCCAAGGTGAGAGTGACCCCATTAATGACAATGTCGGCGCAAGTGGGAACCTGTCTAACGCCTATGTTATTAATAAACTTAACGCGTGGGGCCTTAATCTGACACCAATTACCTCAGATCAGATCAAGCAGTGGATTACCGACATGAACCGAATCCCTGAACACTTTGAGGAGATGCGAACCTATAACTACACGCCAACAACTCGTTTAGGCCTGATCAACGGTTGGTATTACTACAATGCGCGTGGCATCTCTTCCTCCAGCGGAAGCAATCCGAGTAGTTGGAATTACTTGGAGGCGTTTATCGAATACGTAACCACAGACAACATTAATGATGTTCCAAACGTCTACGGAGGCGTCACTGATCCGGCGGCAATTAATAATATGCGAGGGCTCATTAACTCTGGAGTCAGAGGCTCCTACTATAAAAAGTACGGTGGCAGCGGAAAAGTTCAGCCATGGCAGTTCTTGGCCGAAGCATTCTCTTAACTATTACACATACAAGATGCGGGGCAAGTGCGACGTTACTGCACGATTGTTGCAAAAAAATACGTAGCCATCACTCAATCTAGATGAGATAACGATTGAAAACGTGACGGGTCGAATCGGAGGTTCAGCGAATGAGAGTCGCAGCGGAATTTATGTCGATAGAGTGAAAAGTTGCATACAGTCACGACCAGCTCTTAAGCGATCATCCGCCACTAAACTCTGAGGGCTGTTTATATTCGTACTCTAACTCTTAAATTTAGCCCGGCACTTTCGTGCAAAAAAACCCCTCACAAATGCGAGGATTTTTTTTGCACTCGGGTTATTTTTCAAGTCCTAGAATTTCGCTTTAATTCCAAAAAAGACTCGGCGCCCTACCAAATCATAAAGCGCATTCTTGATAAGCCCAACGGGGACATCATCGAATACATTACGCACACCGCCATAAACCGAAACACTATCATTTACGGCATAGTTTGCACTTAGATCATGAGTTGTGATCGACGCGATAAACGCCGGAAATTGATCTTCTGGCGTATCGCCTGTTGGCGACACATCAAAATTCGCCGAACGATCAATGAAACGAGCCGACCAGTTGATGCTTAAATCGTTTACATGGTAAGTCGCACTAGCTCGATACTGGAACTCTGGGTCGCCGACTTCGCCGTCTTCAACATTAATCTCGTCTGGTCGATTCTGAAACTCAAATCGCTCTAACTCCAGCAGTTGGTTGACGAATAAATACAAGTCTAATTCACCAGGCCCAATTGCCAGACCGCGATAGTCAATCGCGAGTTCGATGCCACTGGTGTTGAACGCTGAGGCATTCAGGAAGCCTGAGCGAACTAAAGACACATCACGAGTATTCGGGTCCCGATCGATCTGTGAGCAAAAGCCCGCATCCAAACCGCCGCTTCCATCCACACAATTATCCAGAATATTCTGCGCGGTTACACTAACAATCGCATCGGTAATCTCAATGTCGTAATAGTCAAAAGTGAGGTTCAAGTTTTCGGCAAAATTGGGCTGCCAAATGAATCCAACGGTGTAAGACTCTGACGACTCGGAGAATAACTCGGAGTTTCCGCCGCTCAGAATATCGATTGAGACATTGTCGTTAGCTTGAAATCCCGCCGGAATTCCCAACGCGGCACAGTTAGCTACACGGTCTGGATCGTCATTAATATTGTCCGCGTCGCATGGGTCATTTATTTGTGCGAACCCCGGTGATACCGAGTCGAACGCCTCGCTAATACTCGGTGCACGCACCGCTTCGCCAATTGTGCCTCGTAAACGCAAACTTTCAACTGGCGCGTACAGAAAACCGATCTTCCACGCGTCAGCATCACCAGCATGAGAGTAATCAGCTGCTCTGAAGGCTGCGTCAATTGTCAGCTCTTCCGCAAAAGGCTTATCCGCCAACAATGGCAACTTCACCTCAACGAAAAACTCATCTACATCGAAGCGTCCAAAGTTATCTGGCGTTGCCGCTGTGGTTAACACGCCGGACTTGATAACTTCATCGGATATTGTGCTTGAGCTTTCCTCACGATGTTCATAACCCAATACAAAGTCTACTGGGCCACCAGGTAGATTGAAAAACTCACGGGTGTCCGTGACAAACGAAACACCGTATACCTCTTGCGTGATCTTATCGGTTCGAGTTGCGCTTCCGGACACATAGCTACGGGCTTCTTGCGACGCTTGTTGAAAGCCAAATGGGTTATAAGGGACGCAACCGCCAGGGTTAACCAACGCCGGATTACTATAACCCTCACCTTGCGCACTAGGTACGTTAGCTCGGCAATCGGGCTGCCCTGTTAGCGGATTAATAACCGAATCAACCGCTGCATCAAAATTGCTGGGAATTAAATCATTCGGTGTGGTTCGAATGTTTTCGCTCTCGCCGTCAACATAATAAACGTCGTAGCTAACATCGGTGTTGCCTAACCCGAAACGACCTTCCAAGCCTGCGGTATAACGAAACAACTCTCGATCATTGTCAGCCAAACGAAAGCCCAGCTCATCAAAGAACTTAGCATACGGCACCGCAGTCTGACCTGTGCTCAATAAAGTCTGCCGTAGGCCGTTATCGAGAAACGGGTTCTCGGCAACATTAATTACGATATCGCCGAATCGGAAAGCCGGTTGAAATAATTGTAAAACCTCTGATTCCACGTATTTAAAACTACCATACGCTGTCATATTCTCGTTGATTTCGTAGTTTAGCGATGTGCCAAATATCTTACGCTCAACTTCTGGCAAATAATTTTCAGAGCCCTCAGTTGAGAAACAAAAATCACAGCCATTAGGAAAGCTGCCAAACGCAAAGCTATTAGTCCCGTCGCGCGCTTGCTGGGTAATCGGATTCCCCGCGTTGTCAAAAGTAATGATGTCGCCAGCCCCGGCAAAAGGATTGATAACCCCGGTTGAATTAATTCGCTCAGAGACCACATTTGGCACCACTAAACGATCTGGTATGCCATCATCTTCGCCCCCGTCCGCGGGGTTTGCGATGGTACCAAAACTAGAAAACTGACGAATATCGGTTGCTAGGGTCTCTTCAATTTTGTCATACCCTCCATACACCGTAATGTTGCCGCGGTCTTCTGAAAAGTTAAAACCGCCAACCAAGGATGCTGAGTAGTTATCGTTGCTAACGCCCTCAGTCGAGCCCGCGCCACTCACATTCAGCTCAAAGCCTTCGAAGTCGTCGCGCAAAATTACATTTACCACACCGGTAACCGCATCGGAACCGTACACGGCGGACGTTCCGCCGGTGACAATATCAATTCGTTCAACCAAAGCGGCGGGAATCGTTGTCAAGTCAACTTGCGATGATCCAGCAACGCCAGCCACGTGTCGCTTGCCATCAACTAATACTAAGGTGCGCTCCTCGCCGAATCGACGAAGGTCAGCCGAGCTGGTACCGGCGAGCTCATTACCACCATTGTCGCCACTGGTGTTACCAGCCAAGGTACGAGTAGCACCAATCGCCGGCAATTCGGCGAGCATGCTGCCAACGTCGGGGGTCGCGAAGCGAGTCATCTCTTCTTGGCTAATCGTAACCACCGGTGCCGGCTGTGAAAATTCGGGTCGAGAAATCCTCGAGCCAGTTACGGTAATCTGTTCTAAAATTTGTTCGCCGTCCTCATCAACTTGGGCCGAGGTAACATTTGAGTTACTGACAATAATAGATGTAAACAAAGTCAGGCAAAGAGGTAGGGTCCTGCGGGAAGCAATAGTTTTCATAATAGCTCTCTCTGTTGGTTTTCGTAACGAAACCAAGGCGTTGCGCTTTAGGGTAGAGGCCTATTTAGGATGATTGGTCTAACTGCCTTAAAAAACACACACTTAGTTCCTAAAAAACACCATATAGCCTGAAGTAGACTATCGTCAAGTATTTGCGAGGTGTTTATGCACATCCATATGCAGCGCTCGACCCTATCGGTAAGTCGCTGGCAGCTTAAACTTCGGCAACGCCGGCATTCTCTCGGCAATGAATAGGGACAAACCGAGTTATGATAACGCCCGTGTAAAAAGCCACCGCCTGTGTATCACAAAGGCTTAACCACAGAGGTAGCCTCGCTTAGCTCGCCACATCCATTGCCTTAATTGTTTGCTTAATCGTCATCGACATCATCAATATCAACCTGGCCTGTGAGCCTGCGACGAATATGTGACCACGACATACCAATAGCCAGCAATAATGAGACGATTACCAGCACCACCCACGTCATGGCACCGACATTGTTTGCCTCAAGCCACCCTAGATCATAAAAGAGCCATACGAAACTAGCAAAAAATGCAGCAGCCAATATGAGACCAATTACGCCAAGCGAGCGAAATGTCGCACGCAGGTAGATTCCCCAAGCGATAACCAGGAATAATCCACAAATCGCAAGTGCTGGAGTAAATTGTGGAAACGAGCCTTCCGCCCAATGAAAATAGGAATACGCTGACGGGTTATAAGTAGCAAAGACCAGTACCAATGCAAAAACGAAACGAATAACAACTCCCTCAAAACCCAACACTTTCATACAAACCTCTAGCAATACAGTCAATTAACGAATGCCTCACGCAACAATCTGTGAGGCATATGATTAGCAGCTGACATTATAAAGAATTGCCTTCGAGGTCACCTTGTTTTATTTGTTACCGAAGCCTCAACTCAAGACCAGCGCTTCTATCTTCCGAGTTAATCAGTCGCAGCTGCTATCCAGTGGGGATATACTGGTCAATGAGTCGAACACAAAACTACAATTCTCCCCAAGCACACTAATGGGATCCGTCTGGGCAACAACCGTCGTGTTGATGGCTCGTAAACGAGACGTAGCATATTCACCGTAGATACCATACGAGTCACCAGCACCCTCGTTAACGCTTTCGATAACAGAATCAGAAACCGTCCAGCTACTAACTCGAATGATCATTCCGTACACGGTGCCGTCCGTGTTTCCCTCAACCAATATGTGTACATTAGAAACCGTGAAGTCGGAAAAAACCCCGTAAATACCAGACATATTGGCACCACTGCCCGTGTTCTGAATTGTTAAGTTCTCAATCCGTGAATTTGATGTCGCAACTACGACAGTGCCAAAAGTTTGACTGCTACTAGCAAAAGATCCCAGCAAGCGAGTCACTTCTGGGCCGCTACCTGACACGTTGACATACGGCTTCATGGTTAATCGCTCCGTTAACGTGTATTCACCTGGCGCAATAACCACCAAATACGGATTCGCTGCGCTGGCATCCGTAATTGACATCAAAGCTTCGACGGGATCATTAAAGTCACCATTGGCTTTAGCAACCGTAATGATGTTTGCAAGCGGCTTTAAGTCGTCACCAGACATGGGAACAACAACGACTTTATTTTGCGCATGTGCGGCACACGCAATAAAAACAAGAGTCATCGCAAAAAAATATTTAGATAGAGAAGTTAATGCTGCGCTTGTGTTCACGATGACCCTCGGGGAAATCAGGTAATATGAATAGCCTAATCTAAAAGCAAATCCGCCGGCAAACAACGGGCCATCTGGCCAGTCGGAAACGCGCACTCAGCAAATCTATGTGCCCGAGCCGCACCTAGCCTAGCAAAGGCCCTCAGTACATTTATAAAAAACCTCAAGCAATGGCTTCAGTTCGCAAATGATTTAAACCGCTATTACCCTGAATAGAGCAGCCTCCTATATATAACGACTGGACTTCCCAGAGTTTGCGAGCAAATCTGGCATCCTAGGCAAGCGCTGGTCTAATTTATTTGCAATAAACATGAGAATTCGGTTTTGTATACCGGTTTCAGTTATCTGAAAACACACTTGATTTGAGCACCCAAACATTTGAAGCTTCGCGACACGGTGTCTGACAACAAATTATTCTGCCTGGAAAAACTGGAGGATTAATAGATGAAGAGAGATAATTCAACAACAGAGAGATTGTTTAGGGCGGCAGGACTTTCTGAAGGTATGACGGTGCTTGAACTTGGCTGGGGTCCTGGAGAAGTCACCGAGCTCCTATGTGAGATAGTCGGTTCTGCTGGTAGTGTTATAGCAATAGATCGAAGTGTAGAAATGATATCTTCAGCCCGCCAAAGAGCCGAAAATGCAGGTAAACGAAATGTATTTGTGAGCGGAATGCGTTTCTGCGCTAAAGGCAGAAAAGAAAAATTAGCAGACAATACCTAACGATTAGCATTCAGATGTCGCTTGAGAGTCCTTAACTAGGCTACGAATAGTTTGCTATTACGCTGGACGTTTTCTAAAGAAAAGTTGGAAATACCTCAGTCTGTGTCAACTTAGTTTTTCCAACCGCTTAAAAGTTCACCGTTAAATCAGAACCTTAACCGTCTATCTTTTGCATCATTACGAGGAGCGAAACGACTATTCAAGGTAAGGCACTAGCTATATCTTTCCTAGTCTACAGAACCCTAAATCAAAGACCTGACCATCGACCTTCTTAGACTCTTTACCTTCTTAATCTATCCAGTGACTCTATAGCCCAACCCATCATCCTGAGCACACTACGTACGTATCTATTACAAAGATGTATCGTATTCGACCATCTTAACAAATGAACCGACTTGCCCGAAATACGATGACCGATCGAGCAAGTCTGATTTAAAGATGCTTATCTCGCAGCTTGCGCAATGACATCAAAATTATGGATATTGCTCAGCACACCACCTTCCCAACCACCAACAATCAACACATCAGCGTTGGCATGCAACGCACCAGCCACTTTGCCAGCGAAGTGAGCCTCTCGGCCGCTCTCGTCTACGAAGGTATCAAAAATTGCGAACGTAGTTTCATTTAACTTAAGCGCAGTCCACAACAGTGTTTCTGGCTCTGTTTGGTCGATGATCTGGGCAGCCCCAGTCAACAAGTCTTCGAGCGCTTGCTCTTTGCCCACTTGTGCATTCAGCACGATATATGTCGCCGTAGTCGCCCTTGTATCATTTAGCTCTGGAGCCTTAAACGACAATACCGACGGATTAACGATATTCGCGACAATACCAGCATCCCAACCGTCAAGGACCAGTGTACTCGCATTTTCATTTAATGCTGCCGCAACCTGCCCAGCAAAATGCGCATCACGACCATCTGAGCTCGAAAAGAAATCGAAAATACCGTAGCTACCGTGGTTTTTGCGTAACGCATACCAATACAGTGTGTCGGGCTCAGTTTTCTCAACCAGCTTGGCTCCATCCCTAAGAAACTGGGCTAGACTGTCTTCTTGGCCTTGGTTGGCCTTAAACGGAATATAGGTGGCTTCTTTCATGACGCTCTCTGAAGTTGTGTTGTTGGTTTGAGATAGCGCAGCGTTAGCAAAGGTGAATGTCACCACGAATGTATATACGCAGATGCGCTTACTTGTATTGAAAAGTTTCATTTTTCGGCCTGATTTAATTGCAGAGAAGCCATTTTATGAGTGGACACAACTTGACCGTGAGTGACAAAAATGACTATATACGTGCAATATTTGCCAATTTCTCATCGCAGCTTCCGTTATGAACACGATTGTCATTCTCTGCCTAAACAACGCCCTCCCATCGGGCCTAATGGGTATAAAAGACTTGCTCGCCTTAAGCGGGCTCCATTTTGTGCAACAAGGCACGCACCGAACAACAAACGAGTCCGCATGGGAACCAAAGGTAATCCTGGCAAATCAGGACGGTGACTCGATCATTGATGGCCACGGGCGCTCATTTGATGTTGATTCTGATCTCGACGCCATACATCAGTGTGATGCGGTGCTCGTGCCCGGTTTTATTCCGAACGCGGAAGGTTGTCCGCCAACGCCAATCACGGATTCATTAACACAGTCATGGTTAGCCGCACGTCACAAACAGGGAGCCCTGGTTTGCGGATCTTGTAGCGGTGTGTTTGCTCTAGGCGAAGCGGGAATACTCAACAACAAACGGTGTACAACCACTTGGTGGTTACACGACGAATTAAAACAGCGCTTCCCACGCGCAAATGCGATTTGGGCCAGCGCATTGGTTGATGACGCTAAGGTGGTTACGGCCGGTGGACCACTGTCTTGGGTCGACATCACCTTGCACATCGTGGAAAAGCTCGCGGGCGCGGAAACCGCCAGAATCACTGCCGACTTTGCGGTTGTCGACACCATCCCGAAGTCCCAAGCTTTGTATGTACCAGAAGGTTATCAAACTTCTAAAAACACATTTTTATCAAATGCAGAATACGCCATACGCAAAGCGTACTACAAACCCATGAGTGCTGGAGATTTGGCTGGAATTATGTCGGTGTCTGAACGAACACTCAATCGCAAACTCAAAGAACTCACCGGCCAAACCCCAAAGTCCTTCATCGACGGCATACGCATACGGCACGCCTGCACGCTATTGATCACGAGCAACAAGTCTGTCAAGGAGATCGCTTATTCATTAGGCTATTCAGATGATAGTGTATTTCGCAGGCTATTCAAGCGCGAGATGAAAATGACACCGTCGAGCTATCAACAACTAAAAACTGTTTCTTGAACAGGAACAGGCCGACGTTTAACTTAGTCGGCGATTGCCAAAAACTGTGTCCGCGTGAAACAAGCTTTAGATACCTTTTAGATGGATCTAAAATGGAACGATAGAGGCCCTAGCTTGTTTGGAAAACGAATCCTAAATCAAAGGCCTAACCCTTTATCTCGTGCAATTTTAAAATTCTGAGCCAATAGAAATAATTTCAGCTATTTTAAATAAAATGCCAAATCATACGATCGAACGGGCATATTGATGACGAAGCTCTTCAGAAGTGTTTACATGACGTTCAGGGGCTGAGGGTTGTACATAATTTGACATCTGCCGTAATATACTAATGGCTGCCGTTCAGATATTCTGCTTTCGAATTTTTAAACCTGATAGTTTTTTAGTAAAGCCTCGGAAGGCTACTTTATGAAAAAAATAGTCATATCTTTGTTTATTTTACTTTCTTTGTCCGCCAATGTTGAGGCTCAATATTACTCAGAATCAACTGTATCGGCTTATCCCGGCCTTCCATATAATCCCAGTGTTCTGGGGCGGGTACAAAACAAGTTAGTGAGTTTTTTGGACACGGAGCAAGGGTTTGGAGTCTATGCTCAGGACACAATAAGCAAGACAGTCGACAAGCTTATTTCTGTGGATAGAGCAAAGCTAAATAGGGAGCGGCTTTCTTCCAATTATTTTACGACCCCTAATGGACTCTTAATCGATGTCTTCGGTAAGCTTTACCTGTCAAACGGCACTGCAGCGGGCACTTCACTTCTCAAAGATTTTGGGGAGACAGACAACGCTAGGTTTGCTCCGATCCGTGTTTCACGAATAGTTAATATTGAACTGGTTGGCAATACTATATTTGTTACACGTGCTGGTGAATCTGCCTTCTACAGCGAATCAGACTATACGATTTGGCGGATTGATCTCGATACTGCGCAGGCGAATCTTATTTCAGATCCGAATACGCAAGGACTGACTATGATCGCAGGGTCTGCACTCAATGATAGCGCTGTCGCCTTTGGCTATAACGAATCAAAAGGTTATTCTTTCTGGCGAGTCAGTCTCGAACAAGACCATTTGAGCTATATTAATGGATTTAGTGGTGAATTAGACCGGCGCTTGATGGTATCTGGTAAAAGCGTTCAATCTCGAACGGGACTCGTTTTTTGTCGAACATCTATTGCTGAAAGTGACTCGTCTCTCTGGCGATTATCGGCGGACGGTCGTCTTACCCGCTTGGCAGGCAACTGTAGCGGAGTCTTTGACACAAACAATGGGGATAAAGATAGCTTCTTCTTTACTACTAATGATGGTTTCTGGAAGGGTAATGGCTATCCCGATGGTAATGTCAGGTTGCTTCAAATTGATTCTAATTCCCAGGTGAATGCAGTCTGTATATCTAACTCTACTGCACTTATTTCATTAACACATCTCGATCCCGTTAGACCTACCTCAGCCACGACTCTTGATACTCAAACTGGCTTGAGTAAAAATTTTCCTGACGTAGAATTTACCGGCAGCTGTTTGAAGAACCGTGTTTTGCTGATTACAAACCGCGATGTTATTCCAACTAAATTATTTGTTTACGACAGTAGAGTTGACACACTTTATGACGTCAAGCGAACGCCGATATTATTTTCAGTTAATTCGGCAGTCGAGGTCGGTGAAGATATATTTTTTGCGAGCCAACCTTTTTCTAGAGTTGTAGATGAGCTGGTTCCCGCGGCTGGTCAACTAAGCCAGTTAACGTTTAAGCATGGGGATTTCATGAGTTTCCTGCCATCTATTCTTGATATTCTCGGTGAGTAGCTTATTAAACATGTCTGACGAAGTTTCGAAAATTCCTGATTCTTGTTACCTCTAGCTTCCTTTTAGGGCAAACAACAACCGCCCGACTCCTATTAATAGCAAGGCAAAAGCCTCGCAATTCGCGAGGCTCTTTATCGCACTGATTGGTTCAGCGTGACTACGTTGAAGGTTTCATATACCTCTGAAAAGAAACAGGAACAGACCGACGTTTAACTTAGTCGGCGATTGCCGAAAACCGTGGTTTATCCTCAAATTCTTTTATAAAAACTCACAAAAAATTGATGATACACTGATACTAGCAATGATGTGACGAGTGAATTGTTCGAATTCACTATCTTTTTTCATAGACGAAATCACGAGAACAGAAAATGCCTCCTTTGAACCATTTTGGTAAGACGTTATTGACACTGACTATTAGCCAGATGATCGCGACTCCCGCACACACCGCTTCGTTTTTAGTTGACAGTGCTCAAGATGACAACGGCGTAGGTTGCACTTTACGCGAGGCGATTGTTTCAGTTAATTTGGCGAACGAACAAGACGGATGTGTTAAAAGTGGTGATGCCTTCGGCGTAAGTGATTCAATTGGTTTTGACCCCGTTGAATTTGATCAAGCCAGTTCTCACACCATCACGCTGATCGCAGCGCAAGGGGGGCAGCTTTCAATCGCACCTGAAGTTTCACTTACCATCAATGGCATTGGTGAAGCAAATTTAACTGTCCACGGCGGAGGCGAAAACCGAGTTTTATACCTGCACGACAGCACACTTAGCGTCAACAACTTAACCATTGCCGGCGGGGATGCTAGCATAGGCGCGGGCATCTACGCCAAGGGGGCTAGCAGTCTAAGCCTCGTCAACACCACAGTTTCAGAAAACTCTGCTGAATTACGCGGCGGTGGCATCGCTGTTCAGGACACCGGTTACTTAAGCCTTACCGAAAGCACAGTATCTAATAATTATCGCGACGGTATTTCGCTTCGAAATGGCTGCAGCGCGAGCATGCGAAATAGCAATGTCACCGACAATAATGGGAGTGGTATTCAAATTAGAGGCACTAACCTCATCGACACTATGCAGATGCTCCCCGCGGCGCACTGCTACGTGACGATTGAGAACACACTCGTTACAGGCAACTCTTATCGTGGTCTCTCATCCTACTACGGCAAGGTTGATGTCATTAACAGTATTTTCTCGCAAAATCTTAGCGAGGGTATCTCCGGTTTGGCCGGCAGCAGTATCTCGATTTCCAACAGCACAATCGCCGGTAACAGCAGCACTGGAGTTAGCGCTTTGGGCCGATCAGCCCAAAGCACTGGCGGGCTGTACCCTTCTGTTGGCTCTGGGCTATCAATGACTAATAGTACGATATCGGGTAACGCCGGGCACGGAATTTCGTTGTACCAGTCTGGAGTTGCTTTGACAAATAGCACTGTAACGAACAACATTTCGCAATCTTGGGGGGGCGGTGTTTCTGTAGGTAGGTTTGCCACTTTAAGTATCAAAAATAATATTATGTCGGGCAACTTTGCCAAGAGAGGGGCAGAAGTGTACTTGGGGTATTACGCCAGTATTATTAGCGACAATGCAAATATTGTCGGTAGCAATGCAAAACCACTCGCGGAGGCAATTCTGCAATCTCCATTTGCCGATGGTGATGTTATTGGTGCGTCGGACTTTAATGCGACGTATGATGGACCATCAGCCACCTCAATCGCTTCAATCCTGAATCCGTTAGCTGACAACGGGTGCCAACAAACTGCTGGTCGAACTTCCGATGCAGTCTGCATCCAGACTCACGCCTTGGCCGTCAACAGTCTCGCAATAGACGCTGCGAATATAAGCTATTGTGGAGCCGGGACAGATGTAATTATCGATCAACGCGGTGAGACACGTACTGAGGGTCGCTGTGATATTGGTGCATTTGAAGGGTTCGTAGAGTCAGTTAATGAAGATCCGAATCAGGGTAACGTTGAGACTGTATTACCACTCATTAACGGTAAGACCCTGATCATAAGTTTATAGATCAATAAAGGTTAACCACATGGTGGACACCCACTTACCCCTTCATTTAATTTAGTCGGCGATCGCCAAAAACCGTGGCCTGAAGCTGTCCCCATTTTTATAATCATTGCGACTCTGTGTATACATACGTAGCGTTGTTATCTTGCAGAGTAAGAGTTTTCTTACCATCTTTTTCATCAACAATTACCCAACTTCATTAGTCCCTACCCAGAACACAGGGCCAGATGGCCTGTTGCGCGACAACGACCCGCACCCTACAGTCCTATACTGAGTACAGGCACATCAGAACTCTGATGGGTTCTCACGATTAAGTCAGAGGTGACTATGCGATTAAATATAGGCTTATTGGGATTGTTGTTT contains:
- a CDS encoding DUF6524 family protein; translated protein: MKVLGFEGVVIRFVFALVLVFATYNPSAYSYFHWAEGSFPQFTPALAICGLFLVIAWGIYLRATFRSLGVIGLILAAAFFASFVWLFYDLGWLEANNVGAMTWVVLVIVSLLLAIGMSWSHIRRRLTGQVDIDDVDDD
- a CDS encoding right-handed parallel beta-helix repeat-containing protein, which gives rise to MPPLNHFGKTLLTLTISQMIATPAHTASFLVDSAQDDNGVGCTLREAIVSVNLANEQDGCVKSGDAFGVSDSIGFDPVEFDQASSHTITLIAAQGGQLSIAPEVSLTINGIGEANLTVHGGGENRVLYLHDSTLSVNNLTIAGGDASIGAGIYAKGASSLSLVNTTVSENSAELRGGGIAVQDTGYLSLTESTVSNNYRDGISLRNGCSASMRNSNVTDNNGSGIQIRGTNLIDTMQMLPAAHCYVTIENTLVTGNSYRGLSSYYGKVDVINSIFSQNLSEGISGLAGSSISISNSTIAGNSSTGVSALGRSAQSTGGLYPSVGSGLSMTNSTISGNAGHGISLYQSGVALTNSTVTNNISQSWGGGVSVGRFATLSIKNNIMSGNFAKRGAEVYLGYYASIISDNANIVGSNAKPLAEAILQSPFADGDVIGASDFNATYDGPSATSIASILNPLADNGCQQTAGRTSDAVCIQTHALAVNSLAIDAANISYCGAGTDVIIDQRGETRTEGRCDIGAFEGFVESVNEDPNQGNVETVLPLINGKTLIISL
- a CDS encoding GlxA family transcriptional regulator, with the translated sequence MNTIVILCLNNALPSGLMGIKDLLALSGLHFVQQGTHRTTNESAWEPKVILANQDGDSIIDGHGRSFDVDSDLDAIHQCDAVLVPGFIPNAEGCPPTPITDSLTQSWLAARHKQGALVCGSCSGVFALGEAGILNNKRCTTTWWLHDELKQRFPRANAIWASALVDDAKVVTAGGPLSWVDITLHIVEKLAGAETARITADFAVVDTIPKSQALYVPEGYQTSKNTFLSNAEYAIRKAYYKPMSAGDLAGIMSVSERTLNRKLKELTGQTPKSFIDGIRIRHACTLLITSNKSVKEIAYSLGYSDDSVFRRLFKREMKMTPSSYQQLKTVS
- a CDS encoding TonB-dependent receptor plug domain-containing protein is translated as MKTIASRRTLPLCLTLFTSIIVSNSNVTSAQVDEDGEQILEQITVTGSRISRPEFSQPAPVVTISQEEMTRFATPDVGSMLAELPAIGATRTLAGNTSGDNGGNELAGTSSADLRRFGEERTLVLVDGKRHVAGVAGSSQVDLTTIPAALVERIDIVTGGTSAVYGSDAVTGVVNVILRDDFEGFELNVSGAGSTEGVSNDNYSASLVGGFNFSEDRGNITVYGGYDKIEETLATDIRQFSSFGTIANPADGGEDDGIPDRLVVPNVVSERINSTGVINPFAGAGDIITFDNAGNPITQQARDGTNSFAFGSFPNGCDFCFSTEGSENYLPEVERKIFGTSLNYEINENMTAYGSFKYVESEVLQLFQPAFRFGDIVINVAENPFLDNGLRQTLLSTGQTAVPYAKFFDELGFRLADNDRELFRYTAGLEGRFGLGNTDVSYDVYYVDGESENIRTTPNDLIPSNFDAAVDSVINPLTGQPDCRANVPSAQGEGYSNPALVNPGGCVPYNPFGFQQASQEARSYVSGSATRTDKITQEVYGVSFVTDTREFFNLPGGPVDFVLGYEHREESSSTISDEVIKSGVLTTAATPDNFGRFDVDEFFVEVKLPLLADKPFAEELTIDAAFRAADYSHAGDADAWKIGFLYAPVESLRLRGTIGEAVRAPSISEAFDSVSPGFAQINDPCDADNINDDPDRVANCAALGIPAGFQANDNVSIDILSGGNSELFSESSESYTVGFIWQPNFAENLNLTFDYYDIEITDAIVSVTAQNILDNCVDGSGGLDAGFCSQIDRDPNTRDVSLVRSGFLNASAFNTSGIELAIDYRGLAIGPGELDLYLFVNQLLELERFEFQNRPDEINVEDGEVGDPEFQYRASATYHVNDLSINWSARFIDRSANFDVSPTGDTPEDQFPAFIASITTHDLSANYAVNDSVSVYGGVRNVFDDVPVGLIKNALYDLVGRRVFFGIKAKF
- a CDS encoding methyltransferase domain-containing protein, coding for MKRDNSTTERLFRAAGLSEGMTVLELGWGPGEVTELLCEIVGSAGSVIAIDRSVEMISSARQRAENAGKRNVFVSGMRFCAKGRKEKLADNT